From one Mya arenaria isolate MELC-2E11 chromosome 4, ASM2691426v1 genomic stretch:
- the LOC128231728 gene encoding proteoglycan 4-like isoform X2, giving the protein MGCLHLELGALDYTVNEFDDESNLEIQVRELVGRCTCPRQFPIVKVGEGKYKIGDNQTLVFVRILRKHVMIRVGGGWDTLEHYLDRHDPCRCGFQGHRGGAKTPGTPRRASTPATPKSASTSKSAPNTPKTPRKLSMTAPVSLNNTHSGSTARPASPRMRSASPGPKVLSLTTKNSVPQPGLSVTSPVISNKQPSFTNSGGGTKVSQNGVSTSGGYSKGSFVKQSQANLTRQTSTSSIGSQPGTTPRGSSPGPRRSESPAPVIAARLRSPSPGPTPKKKPGVVRPQSVPATQRCQSPVKQITMSELRSSRDGKLTNQQSTPRGKVRRQTSSESTKSRESESEMATDASAFAIEKISTMSLGEFKNLLNNAMTVPNGNTESQASSESPRSQGSVDSFRNTGTKTNRSTSAKSAYNYRSVSSKVNSGLKPATPAKPTMNLDSSSGYSTSPASDRTSSSVGGTGFKGVKSVTSAPNLITGSSHYKAPSRTASSTSVRSSISNTSHQGLKNSRSNASSVSDASCTVQNSSRTNFSSRASSQSSLHSYESSIDDGRNLNVENGNAKPVLSPSSVDSDYSFGTSSDFLRSNSYTPCSSAEDKNRLDQLRSNARASSEPREVTESKPLNVGYASFSYDKDDNECNELDEIENEIMQSNISETSSQSGNQSSNMRPQTPSGRTTPSFLPRPVTPKISRKMSLPQTEAIEQISASEKTRVGRPPTPKKSTIIARAHASGVRSADRSKEQTYKEIFQKRSTTPGPNYGSNSRPPTANFGRSMTPGPYLNKTSTLRATSATTSRARMSEAKEQMKDPPLSVFNNSNRSQSTERKTLTKQKSEGETVIVVNVDRSENKHSIDIQDENDALRAKSAASPTGKGKVLARARTEDGRARTPTRMNPGTPRQRPQSVEPRQLIPKNKTSTVKTAEPKVFDRTQAWVQTAVEQTKTKVKKTKPTRTVNPHLRRCMTPNSFDRTLELEQEEPMSFEEIKAKLTLPINGVMEINPDQLDAPPEDPEMYATMEALFHELRQQELKNSVNETPGSANSSKVVKTRSRSSKSNSSCNDDEMSLDSNKNVRRKPLSVSTKSSSNVTSPLVSRSNRRASQTSTRPQPTSRTSSVSSSGAASGIITNGVTSARSTAVNGRPSSPSPAVVSRRPPSPRTTSHPPRPSSPKVTSQPPRTVSHPPRPASPKVTSQPARPASPVVTRPASPRTTTTSSSNSSRASTPSRQPPRPMSTPPRPSMPLRRVSSKSSDDSDVFEKENKSGTDGLISKLKEIINVKPRKDKADGVKQRSRIPAPKSLASMGKSKSFTNLSNLSNTAPIVHNSIDISSKDDGHEPEMNGYAEHINGGLNVTLSGRSETPGPKLATPLTTGRSSLIRKESMEKNKSTARLSRAVSVERNMGGLNNGYNFYEDLGEFV; this is encoded by the exons ATGGGTTGCTTGCATTTGGAATTGGGTGCGTTGGATTACACAGTTAATGAGTTTGATGATGAGAGTAACCTAGAAATTCag GTTCGGGAGCTGGTGGGACGATGCACGTGTCCTCGGCAGTTTCCCATCGTCAAGGTCGGCGAGGGGAAGTACAAGATTGGGGACAACCAGACGCTTGTTTTTGTCAGA ATTTTACGGAAGCACGTGATGATCCGGGTGGGAGGCGGCTGGGACACTCTAGAACACTACCTGGATCGCCACGACCCCTGTCGCTGTGGATTTCAAG GTCACCGCGGTGGCGCCAAAACCCCGGGCACTCCTAGAAGAGCTAGCACTCCAGCCACGCCCAAATCTGCAAGCACGTCCAAATCAGCTCCAAACACTCCAAAAACGCCCCGGAAACTGTCCATGACGGCACCGGTTTCGCTCAACAATACACATTCCGGAAGTACAGCGCGTCCGGCCTCGCCGCGTATGCGCAGTGCATCCCCCGGCCCTAAGGTGCTTAGTTTGACTACGAAAAACAGCGTCCCTCAACCAGGATTAAGTGTAACTTCTCCTGTGATTTCAAATAAGCAACCCAGCTTTACAAACTCCGGCGGTGGTACGAAAGTGTCACAAAATGGAGTAAGTACTTCCGGTGGATATTCTAAGGGGAGCTTTGTTAAACAATCTCAAGCGAATCTCACCAGACAAACCTCCACGAGCTCCATCGGAAGTCAGCCCGGAACCACGCCACGCGGGTCCTCTCCGGGCCCCCGGCGGAGCGAATCCCCCGCACCTGTGATAGCAGCCCGCCTACGAAGCCCGTCCCCCGGGCCGACACCCAAGAAAAAACCCGGGGTGGTGCGTCCCCAGTCCGTCCCCGCGACTCAGAGATGCCAGTCTCCAGTCAAGCAGATCACCATGTCAGAACTCAG ATCGTCACGTGATGGTAAATTGACCAATCAGCAATCGACGCCTAGAGGCAAAGTACGACGTCAGACGTCATCGGAATCTACAAAGAGTCGTGAATCCGAGTCAGAAATGGCTACTGACGCTAGTGCGTTCGCGATCGAAAAGATCAGCACAATGTCATTGGGGGAGTTTAAAAATCTCCTCAACAACGCAATGACAGTGCCCAACGGAAATACGGAATCGCAGGCCAGTTCTGAATCTCCTCGGTCACAAGGCAGTGTGGACAGTTTTCGAAACACTGGTACTAAAACGAACCGGTCCACCTCTGCGAAAAGTGCATACAATTATAGGTCGGTGAGTTCGAAGGTCAACTCTGGTTTGAAGCCAGCTACGCCTGCTAAACCCACGATGAACTTGGACTCAAGTAGTGGGTATTCGACTTCACCTGCTTCTGATAGAACATCGTCTTCAGTAGGAGGTACAGGGTTTAAAGGTGTGAAGTCAGTAACTAGTGCACCGAACTTGATCACTGGATCAAGTCACTACAAGGCTCCGTCAAGGACGGCGTCAAGCACCAGTGTTCGATCCTCAATTTCGAACACAAGTCACCAAGGACTTAAAAATTCAAGGTCGAACGCGTCGTCTGTTAGTGACGCCTCGTGCACAGTTCAGAACAGCTCACGGACTAATTTCAGTAGCAGAGCTAGTTCGCAAAGTTCCCTACATTCGTATGAATCGAGTATTGACGATGGACGAAACTTAAACGTTGAAAATGGGAATGCTAAGCCAGTATTATCTCCTTCGTCAGTAGATTCGGATTATTCATTCGGAACAAGTTCGGATTTCTTGCGATCAAATTCGTACACACCGTGTTCATCCGCAGAGGATAAAAATAGACTTGACCAATTACGGTCAAACGCACGTGCTAGTAGTGAGCCACGTGAGGTCACTGAGTCGAAACCGCTGAACGTTGGTTACGCCTCGTTTTCGTATGATAAAGATGATAACGAATGCAATGAACTCGATGAAATTGAGAATGAAATAATGCAATCAAACATTTCAGAAACTAGTTCCCAAAGTGGTAACCAGTCATCCAATATGCGGCCACAAACTCCCTCCGGCAGAACGACGCCATCTTTTTTACCGCGGCCGGTGACGCCGAAAATTTCTAGAAAAATGTCTCTTCCTCAGACCGAGGCTATTGAACAAATAAGTGCCAGCGAGAAAACACGCGTTGGGCGGCCGCCGACACCGAAAAAATCAACCATCATTGCTCGTGCACACGCCTCCGGCGTGCGATCAGCCGATAGAAGCAAAGAACAGACGTATAAGGAAATATTCCAGAAACGTTCCACAACACCGGGACCAAATTACGGTTCCAACTCACGGCCCCCCACAGCGAACTTTGGCCGTTCTATGACCCCAGGGCCGTATTTGAACAAAACGTCCACGTTACGGGCAACCTCCGCTACTACGAGTCGCGCACGGATGAGTGAGGCGAAGGAACAAATGAAAGACCCTCCGTTGTCCGTGTTTAATAATTCTAACAGGTCTCAAAGTACTGAGCGTAAAACTCTGACTAAACAGAAAAGCGAGGGAGAGACTGTGATAGTGGTGAACGTTGATCGGTCAGAAAATAAACACTCTATAGACATTCAGGATGAAAATGATGCTTTAAGGgctaagtccgctgcaagtccCACGGGTAAGGGCAAGGTTCTCGCGCGTGCGCGAACGGAAGATGGCCGCGCGCGGACACCCACACGAATGAATCCCGGAACGCCACGGCAGCGGCCTCAAAGCGTCGAGCCCCGCCAGCTCATTCCGAAAAATAAGACTTCAACTGTAAAAACCGCTGAGCCAAAAGTATTTGACCGAACGCAAGCTTGGGTTCAAACCGCTGTTGAACAAACTAAGACAAAGGTAAAGAAAACTAAACCCACTCGGACTGTTAATCCACATTTAAGGCGTTGTATGACGCCAAACTCCTTCGACAGAACGTTAGAACTTGAACAAGAAGAACCAATGAGTTTTGAAGAGATCAAAGCCAAGCTCACATTGCCAATAAATGGTGTAATGGAAATTAACCCTGACCAATTGGACGCGCCACCGGAAGATCCGGAAATGTACGCCACAATGGAGGCGCTCTTCCATGAGCTCCGGCAGCAGGAGCTGAAGAACTCTGTGAATGAAACTCCTGGTAGTGCAAACAGTAGTAAAGTTGTTAAAACGCGCTCACGTTCATCAAAATCAAACAGTAGTTGTAATGACGATGAAATGTCATTGGACAGTAACAAGAATGTTCGAAGGAAGCCTTTATCTGTGTCAACTAAGAGTTCGTCTAACGTGACGTCACCGTTAGTGTCAAGGTCAAACAGACGTGCTTCTCAAACTTCGACGCGACCTCAGCCTACGTCAAGAACTAGTTCTGTATCCAGTAGCGGTGCTGCTTCTGGTATTATAACAAATGGCGTCACTTCCGCGCGCAGTACTGCTGTCAATGGTAGACCAAGTTCTCCTAGCCCAGCCGTTGTATCACGACGTCCACCATCCCCTAGAACTACGTCACATCCTCCTCGTCCTTCTTCCCCGAAAGTGACGTCACAACCACCGCGTACTGTGTCACACCCTCCTCGCCCAGCGTCACCTAAAGTGACGTCACAGCCAGCACGACCTGCGTCGCCAGTGGTTACTAGACCCGCATCCCCAAGAACGACGACAACTTCAAGCTCGAATTCGTCACGTGCATCGACGCCAAGTCGACAGCCACCGCGCCCAATGTCAACGCCGCCGCGTCCTAGTATGCCACTGCGACGCGTGAGTTCAAAATCTAGTGACGACAGTGACGTTTTtgagaaagaaaacaaaagtggTACTGATGGATTAATAAGTAAACTAAAAGAAATAATCAATGTGAAACCACGTAAAGACAAAGCTGATGGAGTTAAGCAGAGGTCTAGGATTCCTGCGCCTAAATCGCTGGCAAGTATGGGAAAGTCAAAGTCGTTCACAAATCTATCTAATTTGTCAAACACTGCGCCCATTGTTCATAACTCCATTGATATAAGTTCAAAAGACGATGGGCACGAACCGGAAATGAATGGATACGCGGAGCACATCAATGGCGGCCTAAATGTTACCCTTTCTGGTCGCTCTGAGACGCCGGGTCCAAAGTTGGCGACGCCACTCACAACCGGAAGGTCTTCGCTCATCCGGAAGGAGAGTATGGAAAAGAACAAAAGCACTGCACGGCTTTCACGTGCGGTCTCGGTGGAAAGGAACATGGGCGGTCTTAATAATGGATATAATTTTTATGAAGATTTAGGGGAATTTGTGTGA